One genomic window of Daphnia pulex isolate KAP4 chromosome 12, ASM2113471v1 includes the following:
- the LOC124208777 gene encoding WD repeat-containing protein 47-like, whose translation MSVGSSVPRLHLREDDVVRLVLEFICSRQFHISQLSLERETGVINGIYSDDVLFLRQLILDGQWDDVTEFIQPLEAIATFDAHTFHYLILRQKYIELLCIKSEAGLIANVDAAVEEVVKVLSDLEKLCPSREVYNHLCLLLTLPKLIDHADYHDWNPSSARVRCFQDIYPLVEKFLPYEKPAKDRHALQEATNDRLIHLLIKGLLYESCVEFCQRRALSGSVKERSPPQLRFGSLLSSSKKFHDSDLSLLSWLQSIPAQTFAHPFEQRTLDVDVERLDKPSLETSWTEHMLVTPIKPKLFPYSAMPFGRPRSVDLMSRSLNPSLDGLPFGSGTMWRSSLASFHLTGKKSMTTSVDRLFESDEKGSKTVQPPSVSTVNELAKEHSPFNETEDNKRVIASDIPEKPPRAEPASGDLLREFQRLKHSPSASANKLAAPPPQALSDPTNEPAEDKPQLPANQNGSAASTSGPTSGSGSLGSGSVSASTAMPGSGLSGKPRFIAVTSLDDVQAVRCAEFHPSGRLYAVGSNSKTLRICSYPKLSDLRDDHTTCQSTVLFKRTKHHKGSIYCLAWSPAGDLIATGSNDKTVKLMRFNADTCNMEGQEIELAMHDGTVRDVCFIEDMSNKSSLLVSGGAGDCKIYVTDCVTGTPFQALTGHSGHVLSLYTWGGAMFISGSQDKTVRMWDLRTRGCVNMITPLTTPSSPVNKGSPVASVAVDPSGRLMVSGHEDASCILYDIRGNRTIQSFKPHSADVRSVRFSPSAYYLLTGGYDNKLVLTDLQGDLTMSLPSIVVAQHQDKVISGRWHPNEFSFISSSADKTSALWALPPL comes from the exons ATGTCGGTGGGAAGCAGTGTCCCACGACTGCATTTACGAGAAGACGATGTGGTTCGACTTGTCTTGGAATTCATCTGCAGTCGTCAATTCCACATCAGCCAG ttGAGCCTGGAACGAGAGACGGGAGTGATTAATGGCATCTATTCGGATGATGTTCTGTTTCTGCGCCAACTCATCTTGGACGGCCAATGGGATGATGTTACAGAATTTATTCAACCGTTGGAAGCCATTGCCACCTTCGACGCACATACTTTTCACTACCTCATTCTCCGTCAAAAATATATCGAGCTTCTCTGCATCAAGTCTGAAGCGGGGTTAATCGCCAATGTCGATGCCGCTGTCGAAGAAGTGGTCAAAGTCCTCAGCGACTTGGAGAAATTGTGCCCGTCCAGAGAAGTTTACAACCATCTCTGTCTCCTGTTGACCTTGCCGAAATTGATCGATCACGCTGACTATCACGACTGGAACCCTTCCAGTGCTCGGGTTCGTTGCTTCCAGGACATCTACCCGTTGGTGGAGAAATTTTTGCCTTACGAGAAACCAGCCAAGGACCGACATGCCTTGCAGGAAGCCACAAACGATCGACTAATCCATCTACTTATCAAAG GTCTTTTATACGAATCGTGTGTGGAATTCTGTCAGCGTCGAGCCTTATCGGGTAGCGTCAAGGAGCGGTCTCCTCCTCAATTGCGATTTGGCTCGCTTCTGAGTTCTAGCAAAAAATTCCACGATTCGGATTTGAGTCTATTGTCCTGGCTCCAGAGCATTCCAGCGCAAACTTTTGCTCATCCCTTCGAGCAGCGAACGTTGGATGTTGACGTGGAGAGATTGGATAAGCCATCGCTGGAAACGTCATGGACCGAGCACATGCTGGTTACACCCATCAAGCCCAAACTTTTCCCCTACTCAGCCATGCCTTTTGGAAGACCCCGCTCTGTTGATCTCATGTCTCGCTCTCTGAACCCTTCCCTGGATGGTCTACCGTTTGGCAGCGGGACAATGTGGCGCTCTAGCCTAGCCAGCTTTCATCTGACTGGGAAAAAATCCATGACGACATCG GTGGATCGACTCTTTGAAAGTGACGAGAAAGGATCGAAGACTGTCCAACCGCCTTCTGTTAGTACGGTGAATGAACTTGCTAAGGAACACAGCCCTTTTAATGAAACGGAAGATAATAAAAG AGTAATCGCATCCGACATTCCGGAGAAACCCCCGCGGGCTGAACCAGCTAGTGGAGATTTACTGCGTGAATTCCAGCGGTTAAAACATTCTCCGAGTGCGTCCGCCAATAA GTTGGCAGCGCCGCCGCCCCAAGCGTTGTCTGATCCGACCAACGAGCCAGCCGAGGATAAG CCTCAATTACCGGCCAACCAGAATGGGTCAGCCGCTTCAACATCGGGCCCAACATCAGGCTCGGGATCGCTGGGATCGGGATCAGTATCTGCGTCGACCGCAATGCCCGGTAGCGGTTTGTCGGGCAAACCTCGTTTCATAGCCGTCACGTCATTGGACGATGTTCAG GCCGTACGTTGTGCCGAATTTCATCCTAGCGGCCGACTTTATGCGGTAGGCTCCAACTCAAAGACGTTACGCATCTGCTCCTATCCAAAGTTGTCGGACCTGAG GGATGACCACACTACGTGCCAGTCCACCGTTCTCTTCAAGCGTACCAAACATCATAAAGGATCGATTTACTGTCTTGCCTGGAGCCCGGCAGGTGATTTGATCGCCACGGGGAGCAACGACAAAACGGTCAAATTGATGAGATTCAATGCCGATACCTGCAATATGGAAG ggcaAGAAATTGAATTGGCAATGCACGACGGAACAGTCAGAGACGTTTGTTTTATTGAGGATATGAGTAACAAATCCAGTTTGCTCGTCAGCGGAGGAGCTGGAGATTGTAAAATCTACGTGACGGATTGCGTTACCGGAACACCTTTTCAAGCGCTAACCGGACACTCTG GACACGTCTTGTCTCTTTACACTTGGGGCGGTGCCATGTTTATTAGCGGCTCTCAAGATAAAACAGTCCGCATGTGGGACTTGCGAACCAGGGGCTGTGTTAACATGATTACGCCGCTAACTACGCCCAGCTCCCCTGTCAACAAG GGTTCTCCTGTTGCTTCGGTCGCCGTTGATCCGTCGGGACGTCTGATGGTTTCCGGCCACGAAGATGCCTCGTGCATCCTCTACGATATTCGAGGCAATCGGACTATTCAGAGCTTTAAACCTCATTCAGCTGATGTCCGTTCGGTCCGTTTTTCGCCGTCCGCTTACTATCTTTTGACGGGAGGTTATGACAACAAATTGGTGCTGACAGATTTACAG GGAGATTTAACCATGTCTTTACCGAGCATAGTCGTAGCGCAACATCAGGATAAGGTCATATCGGGCCGCTGGCATCCCAACGAATTTTCGTTCATCAGTTCAAGCGCCGATAAAACGAGTGCTTTATGGGCATTGCCTCcactttaa
- the LOC124208778 gene encoding selenocysteine-specific elongation factor-like: MSTLNINLGVLGHVDSGKTTLVKALSSIASTACFDKNPQSKERGITLDLGFSSFSVDLPDHVKCDISSLYTKLQFTLVDCPGHASLIKTIIGGAQIIDLMLLVIDITKGMQTQTAECLVIGEITCNQMIVVLNKIDLIPNEKRQLTIEKMTKKIQLTLKNTKFHSCTIVAVSACSDTSELASNGISNLIEILKQLVFIPKRDTSGSFLFSVDHCFPIKGQGTVMTGTVLQGKISINDAIEIPMLKLTRKVKSMQMFHQGVESAFQGDRLGICVTQFDPKLLERGMACSPGSLPMAYGLIVNVDKVVYYKQTIKNKTKYHITLGHETVMARIHLFQSAVPELNFDIDYKYCDEIAEKTGDFFFAVLEFDHPVPVVPRGLIIGSKFDTDIHSNTCRIAFKGNVLFVFGDENYRGDLVRLKVYKTKVREGVVERMTSSCEVIGKNLVKKETNVQPFINLKVTLSTGEIGIIEGSFGQSGKIKIRFMDGLKDNTQLLLAALNKKKKPQESSASDEKNVQVKIFLSFKRYIYDPHKKMIQT, translated from the exons ATGTCTACCCTTAATATCAATTTAGGAGTTTTAGGTCATGTTGACAGTGGGAAGACTACTTTGGTGAAAGCTTTGAGTTCGATTGCAAGCACAGCATGTTTCGATAAAAATCctcaatcaaaagaaagaggaatCACACTTGATTTAGGTTTCAGTTCGTTTTCTGTTGATTTACCTGATCATGTCAAATGTGATATTTCATCACTCTACACCAAACTTCAATTTACCCTTG TTGACTGCCCAGGACATGCATCTCTCATCAAAACAATTATAGGAG GTGCCCAAATTATCGATTTGATGTTATTAGTAATTGATATTACAAAG GGAATGCAAACACAAACAGCTGAGTGCCTTGTTATAGGAGAAATCACATGTAATCAAATGATAGTTGTTCTgaacaaaattgatttgattcccAATGAAAAACGCCAGCTTACAATAGAAAAG ATgactaaaaaaattcaactgacTCTAAAGAATACTAAATTCCATAGTTGTACCATTGTTGCTGTTTCAGCGTGTTCCGATACTTCAGAATTGGCATCTAATGGGATATCTAATCTCATTGAAATTCTTAAACAGTTGGTGTTCATTCCAAAACGTGATACATCTGGTAGTTTCTTATTTTCAGTTGACCATTGCTTTCCTATAAAAGGGCAAGGAACTGTGATGACTGGAACAGTTCTTCAAGGAAAAATATCGATCAATGAT gCTATCGAAATACCAATGCTAAAGTTAACGCGGAAAGTCAAATCTATGCAAATGTTTCATCAAGGTGTAGAAAGCGCATTTCAAGGCGATCGATTGGGCATATGTGTTACACAGTTTGATCCCAAACTATTGGAAAGAGGAATGGCATGCTCACCTGGATCCTTGCCGATGGCTTACGGGTTGATAGTGAATGTGGATAAAGTTGTTTACTACAAACAAACCattaaaaacaagacaaagtaTCATATTACTTTGGGGCACGAGACTGTAATGGCTCGAATACATTTATTCCAATCGGCCGTTCCAGAGCTGAATTTTGACATCGATTACAAATATTGTGATGAAATTGCAGAGAAAAC AggggattttttctttgctgtttTAGAATTTGACCATCCGGTCCCTGTGGTTCCCAGAGGCTTGATAATAGGTTCTAAGTTTGACACTGATATCCACAGTAATACATGTCGCATTGCCTTTAAAGGAAATGTTCTTTTCGTGTTTGGGGACGAAAATTACAGAGGAGATCTTGTACGGTTGAAAgtttataaaacaaaagtcAGA GAAGGTGTCGTTGAACGGATGACTTCGTCGTGCGAAGTTATTGGAAAGAACttagttaaaaaagaaactaatgtTCAGCCGTTCATTAACCTAAAGGTTACTTTGTCAACTGGGGAAATAGGAATAATTGAAGGATCATTTGGTCAGAGtggcaaaatcaaaattcgtTTCATGG ATGGTTTAAAAGACAACACACAACTACTTTTAGCTGCcctcaacaagaaaaagaaaccgcaGGAATCGTCGGCAtctgatgaaaaaaatgtgcaagtaaaaatatttctttcgtTTAAACGATATATATACGATCCTCACAAAAAGATGATTCAGACATAA
- the LOC124208779 gene encoding syntaxin-6-like yields MSLEDPFFVVKDEVTKALNRTRGLYQHWQHLRKEGIVFSKDEVQKTTAELRNSIRSIEWDLEDLEDTIAIVEKNPSRFRLNSAEVVQRRFFVQQTRDEIGNIKEKLQIMRGQDFDQSAKKPLLENSSPIRHAPKNSSAGYVRIPIQGDQEDGDDDRQMKSVLQQQASLVKQQDEQLVLISGSVGTLKSMSRRIGSELDEQALILDDMGHEMENTETKMDSTLKKMAKVLRMSNDRRQWIAIGILTGLMVIVIILFYVL; encoded by the exons ATGTCTCTGGAAgatccattttttgttgtaaagGA TGAAGTTACGAAAGCTTTGAATCGCACAAGGGGGCTGTATCAACATTGGCAGCATCTTCGAAAAGAGGGAATTGTATTTTCTAAAGACGAAGTTCagaaaacaacagcagaaTTAAGAAATTCAATCAGGAGCATAGAGTGGGATCTAGAAGACCTGGAAGACACCATTG caattgTGGAAAAAAATCCTAGCCGATTCCGACTTAATAGTGCCGAAGTTGTCCAACGAAGATTTTTTGTCCAGCAAACCAGAGACGAAATCgggaatataaaagaaaagctaCAAATCATGAGAGGCCAAGACTTTGATCAATCTGcgaaaaag CCACTGCTTGAAAATTCGAGTCCTATTCGACATGCCCCCAAGAATTCATCTGCAGGCTATGTTCGGATCCCAATTCAA GGTGATCAAGAAGATGGAGATGATGATAGACAAATGAAAAGTGTATTGCAGCAGCAGGCCTCATTAGTAAAACAACAGGATGAACAGCTAGTTCTAATATCAGGATCTGTTGGTACTTTGAAAAGTATGTCGCGACGGATCGGTAGCGAACTTGATGAACAAGCACT aataCTTGATGATATGGGACACGAAATGGAaaacacagaaacaaaaatggactccactttaaaaaaaatggcaaaggTTCTACGTATGTCTAACG atcGCCGCCAATGGATTGCTATAGGAATTTTAACTGGGCTGATGGTTATCGTGATTATActattttatgttttgtaa